One window of the Lipingzhangella halophila genome contains the following:
- the pyrE gene encoding orotate phosphoribosyltransferase, producing the protein MSDREDLLRHINDKAVIRGRVTLSSGRHADYYVDLRRITLDGESAPLAGRALLDATADLDYTAVGGLTLGADPVATAMMHAAAARGRRLDAFVVRKTGKEHGLQRRIEGPNVAGQRVLAVEDTSTTGGSVLTAVDALREEGATVAGVAVLVDRGAREKIIGEGLAYHAVFELSDLEV; encoded by the coding sequence ATGAGCGATCGCGAGGACCTTCTCCGGCACATCAACGATAAGGCCGTGATACGGGGCCGTGTCACGCTGTCATCGGGCCGCCACGCCGACTACTACGTGGACCTGCGCCGGATCACCCTCGACGGCGAGAGCGCGCCGCTGGCCGGGCGGGCGCTGCTCGACGCGACGGCCGACCTCGACTACACGGCCGTGGGAGGGCTGACCCTGGGGGCCGACCCCGTGGCCACGGCCATGATGCACGCCGCGGCGGCGCGCGGCCGACGACTCGACGCGTTCGTCGTGCGCAAGACCGGCAAGGAACACGGTCTGCAGCGCAGGATCGAGGGTCCGAATGTGGCGGGCCAGCGTGTCCTCGCGGTCGAGGACACCTCCACCACCGGCGGTTCGGTGCTGACGGCGGTTGACGCGCTGCGCGAGGAGGGCGCGACGGTCGCCGGCGTGGCCGTGCTCGTCGACAGGGGCGCACGGGAGAAGATCATCGGGGAGGGACTGGCCTACCACGCGGTGTTCGAGCTGTCCGACCTGGAGGTCTGA
- the cutA gene encoding divalent-cation tolerance protein CutA: MSDSGSAERARVETTTDSRASAGAIARSAVEHRVAACAQVMGPITSFFRWEGEVQDQEEWLVVLKTATDRLSDLTAHLLEVHPYDVPEIISVPIEGGNPEYLAWLADETRAET, encoded by the coding sequence ATGTCGGATTCCGGTAGCGCGGAGCGGGCTCGGGTCGAGACCACGACCGACAGCAGGGCCTCGGCCGGCGCGATCGCGCGCTCGGCGGTGGAGCACCGGGTCGCCGCCTGCGCCCAGGTCATGGGCCCCATTACGAGCTTCTTCCGGTGGGAGGGCGAGGTCCAGGACCAGGAGGAGTGGCTGGTGGTCCTGAAGACCGCCACCGACCGCCTCTCCGACCTCACCGCGCACCTGCTGGAGGTGCACCCCTACGACGTGCCGGAGATCATCTCGGTGCCGATCGAAGGGGGGAACCCCGAGTACCTGGCCTGGCTGGCCGACGAGACCAGAGCCGAGACCTGA